The sequence below is a genomic window from Sorangiineae bacterium MSr12523.
GCGAACCCAAATCTGGCGCGATCTCCTCGGCGACGCCATCTCCGACGAGCGTGCCGCCGGCATCGCCGCGCGCTACGCCTTTACACCCGGGCAAATCCAGCGCGCGTCCATCCAAGCGACATCGTGCGGCCTCGAGAATGCATGCAAACTGCAACTGCACCATGGTCTCGATGGACTCGCCACCCGCGCGCAGCCGACGGAGGCGCGCTGGGACCGATTGGTCCTGCCGCCGGGCGCGCGCGAATCACTGCGCGCCATTTGCAACCAAGTCAAACACGGCGCTCATGTCGGTGAGACCTGGGGCTTCGCCCGCCATCACGCCCTTGGCCATGGCGTGAAAGCCCTCTTTTTCGGCCGGCCCGGTACGGGGAAAACCCTCGCGGCTGAAATCATCGCCAACGAACTCGATATGCCACTTTATCGAATCGACCTTTCGCGCATTCTTTCCAAGTGGATCGGCGAGACCGAGCAAAATCTGGGGCGCATTTTCGACGAGGCCAAGAAGGGCCAGAGCATTCTCTTCTTCGACGAGGCCGATAGCCTCTTTGCCAAGCGCACCGGCGTATCCTCCTCCACGGATCGCTATGCCAACATGGAGGTCAATTACCTGCTCCAGCGCGTCGAGGCCCACGAAGGTGTCATTCTCCTGGCCACCAACGCCAAGGCCAACATCGATGAAGCCTTTGCGCGACGCCTGCACTACGTCGTCGAATTCCCGGAGCCGGATGCGGCGGCCCGCGAACGCATTTGGCGCCTCGCCGTGCCGCCCGACGCGCCCGTTCATGCCGAGGTGGATTTCGCATTACTGGCACGCCGCTTCGAGATCCCCGGGGGCGCCATCAAAAACGCCGTTCTCTCCGCCGCCTATGGGGCCGCCGAATCCGACGCCCCGATTCGCCTCGCGCATATCCTCGTGGCCGTTCGCCGCGAATACGACAAGCTCGATCGGCTTTATCCCAAGGGCGATCTGGAACGCACCCTCGCGGCCGCCAGTTAGTCATTCGAAATACTGCTTGAAGCCGAATTGAACGAAGAAGTGCCGATCCGGATGGATCATCGTTCCCGCATCGAATCGAAGTAGCAGCTGCGTGAGCGACGTGGGAATGAGGCGCAGGCCACCGCCCGCCGACCAGGCCGACTGCGCAGTCATGGTTTCGGCGTGGGCGTCGAAGGGGCGAAACACGGCCGCGTCGGTAAAGAGCACGCCCTGCACCGCCCACCGGCGGGCGAACCGCCACGCTTGCCGGGCCTCCACGTTGACGAAGGCCTGCACCTGATTCCGAAAGAACGCGTCATCGAGGCCGCGCACGCCCTCGAGGCTGCCCAGGAGCGCGCTATGGTTCACGTTTCCCTTGGAAAAAACCTCTCCGCGCATCCGGACCATGAGCGCGGTCGTCTCCGTCGGGGCGATGGCGCCGATGAAGTTCACCTTGAGCGAGTGGCGCGGCTGGTTCGCCGGGAAAAATCCACCCGTGATTCCGTGGACCGTTAGCTCGACGCCGCTCGGGGCGAGAT
It includes:
- a CDS encoding ATP-binding protein, with translation MRATLALVVRFAAHAIAEALARRSPGADTYSPRAEVERLVAELSALDAARTGLEPGGAAELARDTLDDLAEWDGGDPLFRAERVVATTRIERDVFRLLLACSLDPRTGILMAHLHDALNETRPTVGALAEILRDPIAVLGAFDPASDLRRCLTASLEPDALAHYAHAALDPRVVRYVTSGELSPHVTTAGTYTLTSAVVVAASTPLASRQRAEPLPRYGTLIVSGPPGIGRRSLGLALAAREQRAALVLQTRAADASALVTRAIRDAQFAGARLIVSGPLDPPSAELLAAAAVPVALVLDAGVTLPEPFYQRPFTPVELPLPSALERTQIWRDLLGDAISDERAAGIAARYAFTPGQIQRASIQATSCGLENACKLQLHHGLDGLATRAQPTEARWDRLVLPPGARESLRAICNQVKHGAHVGETWGFARHHALGHGVKALFFGRPGTGKTLAAEIIANELDMPLYRIDLSRILSKWIGETEQNLGRIFDEAKKGQSILFFDEADSLFAKRTGVSSSTDRYANMEVNYLLQRVEAHEGVILLATNAKANIDEAFARRLHYVVEFPEPDAAARERIWRLAVPPDAPVHAEVDFALLARRFEIPGGAIKNAVLSAAYGAAESDAPIRLAHILVAVRREYDKLDRLYPKGDLERTLAAAS